CGGTCCCAGCGCCCGTCGGGCAGCTCCCCGACGGCGTCGCGCGTGCGCATCAGCAGGTCCCAGTACGCGTCCACGCCACGGGCGCCCGGGAACACGCAGTCGATGCCGACGACCGCGATGTCGCCCATCAGCGACTCCTCCCGGCGGACGGTACGAGATGGGACCGCAGGGCGTCCATCGTGGGGTGGTCCCACAGCAGGGTGGGCTCGACCTCGAGGCCCCGCTCGTCCTCCAGGTCTCCGCACAGGCTCATGGCCATGACGGAGTCCATGCCGTACTCGGCGAGCGGCACGTCCGGCTCGATGGTGTCGGCCGGTCGGTGCAGATACGCCGCGACACGGTCCAGGAGCCAGACGTCGAGGGGGACGTCGGGGTCGGACGGGTGGCTGCTCGTGGGAGCGGTCATGGGGAACTCCTTCGCGGTGCGCCGCCGGCGGTCAGCCGCACACGGGGGTGTTGTAGAGGTCGAAGCCGAGCTGGGCGCCGAAGCGCAGCAGCATCTCCTGGCGGACGCGCCGCGCGCACTCGGGCGGCAGGTCGGGCGGGCGGGCCCCGAGCCTGCGGGCCACCACGTGCAGGGCGGCCGCCGCCCAGGAGGCGTCGGCCAGGAACGGGTCGCCGCCGTCCCCGGCGTGGCGCCACACCCCGAGGACCGCGGAGGCGGCGAGCAGCAGGGCGTAGCGGTCGACCAGGGCGAATCCGGCCACGGGGAAGAGGTCGTGGGGCTGTGCGCGCTCCAGGGCCCGCACCCGGTCCCGCAGGTCGCGGAACTCGTCCACGAGCACGGCGGCGATCGCCGCCAGTGCCCGTTCCCCGGGTCCGTCGCCCGTGATGTCCGAGGCGATGAGGGGAAGGCAGGCGCTCAGGGCGTCGCGACCCGAGGCGATGTCCAGCCGCTCCGCGGCGGCCGGCGGCAGCGGCTCGCCGGTGCGGAACAGGGCGGCGGGCGGTGCCTCCTCCAGGAACCACGAGGACCGGGCGAGCCGGGGCAGCTGCGGCAGGATCGTCGCCTGGCAGGCGGCGGACCCGGCGTGCCCGAGGCTGAGCACGGGGACGTCGCGGATGTGCTTCTGGAAGATGCCGAGGGTGCCCTCGCGGTGGTAGATGCCGGAGCCGAGGACCGTCGACAGGGTGTACATCGTCTCCGTGAGCACCTTCGGCAGCAGGTACTTGAGGGCGGCGGAGTACACGCTGGTCTGCTCGGGCAGCAGGTGCAGGGCCCGGGTGGCGACCGTGGCGAGGCTGTCGTACAGCAGCAGGTCGACGAAGGCACCGGTGGTCGCGGCCGAGGCGCGGTCGGTGTCGGGGTCCGACACGTGCCGGGGGTGCGACCGCTCGGACCGTTCGAACCCGACGGCCGTGCGCAGCACGGTGTCCACCGCTCCGACCGCGAGCGCGGCGATGACGGTACGGCTGATCTGGAAGGACCTCAGGGCCGTCGTCACCCCGCTGCCGAGCGGGCCGAGCAGGGCCGAGGCGGGCACCGGACAGTCCCGGAAGTCGAGCCCGGCGAAGCGGCAGCCGCGCAGCCCCACCGACACGTGGCGGGGCAGCAGCGTCGCGCGGTCCGCCGGCAGGGCCTGGGGGTCGAGCAGCAGCGCCGAGTGGCTGCGGCTGCCGGCGTCGGCGTCCGTACGGCAGAACAGGACGAGCGCGCGGGCCCGTTCCAGGTTGTTGATCAGCGGCTTGGCGCCGTTCAGGAGCAGCCGGTCGCCGACGGTCCCGGCGGTCACCTGGCTGCGTACGTACTGGTTGCTGTGCGCCGTCTCGTGCTGGGCGATCGCGGCCTTGCCGCCCGACAGCAGGATGCCGGCCAGCCGGCGCCGCTGCTCCCCCGTGCCCGTCGTCCACACGTCGGACGCGGCCATCCAGCTCATCATGCCGTAGCCCATGGCGAGGCCGACGTCCCGGCGGAACACGGGGCGCATGACGGCGACCAGCTCCTCGAAGGAGTCCAGGCGCCCGCCGAGTCCGGTGGGCACGAACTCGGCGAACACCCGCTCGTCGTCGAGGAGTTCCTCGCCCGCCGTGAAGCGCTCGGCGGCCCGGTCGGCGGCGAGCAGCGAGGCGTACCCGACCGGGTTGGCCGGGTCCGCGGGGTCGCCCAGCGCGTACTCCAGCTCGGTCGCCCGGGCGTGGGTCCCGCGGGCGGCGAGCGCGGTCACCACCGGCCGCTCCCCCCGCCGGCCGGTTCCGGGCTCAGCAGGTCGTCGCCGAGTGCGGTGCCCCGGAAACGGACGAGGGCCTCGACGGCGGGGTCGAGCACCTCGTGGCGGGCCCGCAGGGTGCCCTCCACGAACAGCGCGCGCATGAGGGACCGCTGGATCTTGCCGCTGGTGGTGCGGCGCACCGTGCCGGCCGGAACGAGCAGGACGTTGGCGAGCGGCACGTTGAACTCGGCCCCGACCGTCTCCTGGATCCGGCGGACCAGGGCGCGCCGGCCCGTCTCGTCGTCGCGGTCCCCGTCCGTGTCCTTCAGCTCCTGCACGAGGACCAGTTGTTCGCGTCCGCCGGCGTCGACCGAGAAGGCGGCGCCGACACCGGAGTTCAGGGCGGGGGCGAGGCCGCGCACGGCGTACTCGACGTCCTGCGGGTAGAGGTTGCGGCCGTTGAGGATGATCAGTTCCTTCAGCCGGCCGGTCACGTACAGGTGCCCGTCCTCGGTCGCGCCCAGGTCCCCGGTCCGCAGGAAGCCGGTCTCGCCGTCGTCCAGGGTGGCCCGGAAGGTCTCCTCGGTCTCGGCGGGACGGCGCCAGTAGCCCTGGGCGACGCTGTCGCCGCGCAGCCAGATCTCGCCGACGGCCCCCGGCGGCAGCTCCCGCCCGCTCTCCGGGTCCACGATCCGCAGGTCGTATCCGGTGGCGGGGCCGCAGCCGGCGAGCACCCTGCCCTCGGCGGAGGTCCTCGGCGACGGTGTGAGCAGGCCGTGCTCCAGGGCCGCCGGGTCGGCGGTGGTGGTCGCGTGCGGGGCGCCGGGGGTGCCGGCGGAGACGAGGAGGGTGGCTTCGGCCAGGCCGTAGCAGGGGTAAAGCGCCTCGGGCCGCAGCCCGGCCGGGGCGAACCGCCGCGCGAACGCCTCCAGGGTCGCGGGGCGCACCGGTTCGGCGCCGTTGAGCGCGAGCCTCCAGCGGGAGAGGTCGAGTCCGGCGATCTCGTCGTCGGTGATCCGGGTGGTGCACAGGTCGTAGCAGAAGTTGGGGCCGCCGCCGACGGTCACGCCGTACTCCTGGACGGCCCGCAGCCAGCGCAGCGGTCGCTTGACGAAGGACACCGGGGACATCTGCACGGAGTGGCTGCCCAGCCAGAGCGGGTGCAGGAGGTGTGCGATGAAACCCATGTCGTGGAAGTGCGGGAGCCAGCCGCCGAACCGGTCCTCCGGCGTGGTGCGGAGCACCCGCCCCAGCAGTTCCTGATTCGCCATCAGGTTGCGGTGGGAGACCATGACTCCGCGCGGGTCCGCCACCGAACCCGAGGTGTACTGGAGGAACGCCAGGTCGTCGGGCCGGGTCCGCACCGGCCGCCACGCGTCCGGATCGCCGAGACCGGGCAGGTCCGTCGCCAGGCAGGCGACGCCGTCGACGAGGGCGTCGGCGAGCCAGCGGGAGACCTCCGGGGCGTTCGCCGACTCCGTGAGGACGAGCCGGGCGCCGGTGTCCCGCAGGACGGAGGCCACCCGGTCGGTCCGGCCGGCCCGGTGTCCGCCGCCGGGCAGTGGGGCGGGCACGGCCAGGGCTCCCGCGTACAGGCAGCCGACGTACGCGGCGAGGAAGTCGGCCGTCGAGGAGTACAGCAGGAGCACCGGCGCGCCGGCGGCCCCGCGCTCCTGGAGCACCGAGGCGATGCGACGGGCCCGCCGGTCCAGTTCCCCGTACGTCAGGTGCCGGGCGGAGACGCCCGCGCCCCGGTGGCGGAGCTCGATGTGGGCGTCGGCCTCCGCCAGCGCCTCGGTGCGCTCGCGTACGAGATCGGTGAATGTGGACGGGTTCGGCATCGTTCCCCCTCGCGCCGGTGATCGAACGGCCGACGGCCCCGCGCATCCGGGCCCCGGCCGGACCCCATCCTCGGCAGCGGCCCTAAAGATCCGCTTGAAGTCGCGGCGCACACCCCCCTGTCACCCCCCTGCCACCCCCTGACTTGCCCCTGCCGGCGCATGGCGGCCCGCCGGACTGCCTAGCCTCCCGGTCGGAAACCCCACCCCCCGACCGAAGGAAATCCCGCATGTCCTCCGCACCCCTCATGTCCTCCGCACCCCTCCTGCGTCCCGTGCCGCTGATCGCCTCGCTCGTGACGGTCTCCGGTCTGCTCATGGGCTGTTCCGCGACCGCGGACCCCCGGACGGAGACCCGCTCGTACACCGTGTCCGAGCAGGTCCGGAACCTGACGGTGCACAACGCCGGCGGCGACATCGAGGTGTCCGCGGGCTCGGGCACCGCCGTCCGCGTGACCGAGATCCTGGACTACACCGCCCACAAGCCGACGACCGGCCACGAGCTCGTGTCCGGCGACCTGCACATCACCGCGTCCGGCTGCGGGGACACCGGGGCGCGCGCGTGCGGGGTCCGCTTCCGCATCGAGGTCCCGGACGGCGTGCCGGTGAAGCTGGACACGGACGGCGGCGACATCCTCGTACGGAAGCTGTCGGCGGCCACGGAGGCCACCACGGGCGGCGGTTCGGTCACCGTCGAGGACAGCTCCGCCCGCAGCCTGGTCGCGCACACCTCCGGCGGCGACATCGCGGCACGCATGACCACGGCCCCCGACCGCCTCTCGGCGACGACGGACGGCGGGGACGTCTCGGTCCGTCTGCCCGGCGGTCCGTACTCCCTCGACGTCGCGACGGCGGCCGGCTCCCGCACGGTCGGCGTCGCGCACGCGCCCGCCTCGCCGCACAAGGTGAAGGTGTACTCGAAGGGCGGGGACGTGCGGGTGGTTCCCGTCGCCTGAGAATCCGGTCCGGGGGAACCCCGCGAGCCGCACGCCCTCCGGCGCCCGTCGGCCGTACCGTCGACCCCGTGACCGAGGAGGAGTTCCGATGCGCGACGTGACCTATTCGATGGGCGTCTCGCTCGACGGCTACATCGTCGGGCCGGACGGAAACTTCGACTGGACCGTCCCCGACGAGGAGGTCTTCCGCTTCTGGATCGACGAGATCCGGGGGGTCGACGTCCACCTCCTCGGCCGACGTCTGTACGAGACGATGCTGTACTGGGAGACCGCCGACCAGGACCCCTCGCTCGACGACTCCACGCGCGAGTGGATCTCGCTCTGGAACCCGCTCCCCAAGGTGGTCTTCTCCACCACGCTGTCGACCGTGCAGGGCCATGCCCGCCTGGCCTCCGGCAACCTGGCGGAGGAGATCGAGCGGCTGCGGGCCGAGCCGGGCGACGGCGACATCGCGATCGGCGGCGCGACGCTCGCCGCCGAGGCGGCCGCGTCGGATCTGATCGACGAGTACCGGACGATGGTCCACCCGGTGCTCGTCGGCGGCGGCATTCCCTTCTTCCCCCGGGACGAGCGCCGGGTGGACCTCGAACTCGTCGAGACCCGCACCTTCGGCTCGAAGGTCGTCTACCTCCGCCACCGCGTGGTGCGCTAGGGGGTGTCCCGGCAAAGGCTCTCGGACGGGTGCGCGGCGCCGGAGGAGGAGCGGACCCCTCCCGGGGGCCGTCGTGTTTTCCCGGGGATCAGAGCCAGCCGTTGCGGCGGAAACCGCGGTGGATGACGAAGCAGGCGACGGCCATGACGCCGAGGACCAGGGGGTAGCCGTAGGTCCAGCGCAGCTCGGGCATGTGCTCGAAGTTCATGCCGTAGACGCCGCACACCATCGTCGGGACCGCGATGATGGCGGCCCAGGCGGTGATCTTGCGCATGTCCTCGTTCTGGGCGACGGTCACCTGCGCGAGGTGGGCCTGGAGGATCGAGTCGAGGAGCGTGTCGTACGAGGCGACCTGCTCGGTGACCCGCGCCAGGTGGTCGACCACGTCACGGAAGTACGCGCGTATCTCGGCCGCGACGGTCGGCACCGGCTCGGACGCGAGCCGCTGGAGCGGCCGGCCCAGCGGCGCCACGGCCCGCTTGAGTTCGAGGAGCTCGCGCTTGAGCTGGTAGATGCGGCCGACGTCGTCGCGGTGGCCCTGCTCGGAGAAGACCGCGGTCTCGATCGCGTCCAGGTCGTCCTGCACGGCCTCCGTGACGGCGAGGTAGTCGTCGACGACGTGGTCGGCGATCGCGTGCAGCACCGCGGAGGGCCCCTTCGCGAGCTGCTCGGGCTCCGATTCCAGGGCCTCGCGGAGCGGACCGAGCGAACCGTGTCCCCCGTGACGGATGGTGATGACGAAGTCGGGCCCGGTGAAGGCCATCAGCTCGCCGGTGTCCACCACCTCGCTGGTGGCGGTGAGCTCGTCGTGCTCCACGTAACGCACCGTCTTGAAGACGGCGAACAGCACGTCGTCGTACTGCTCCAGTTTCGGCCGCTGGTGGGCGTGGACGGCGTCCTCCACCGCGAGCGGGTGCAGCCCGAACAGCTCCGCGAGACCCGCGAACTCCTTCTCCTCCGGTTCGTGCAGACCGATCCACACGAACCCGTCGCCCGACTTCCGCACGCGCCGCACGGCCTCCTCGACCGACCGGACCCCGTCCTGCCGTACGCCGTCCCGGTAGACCACGCAGTTGACCACCGCGCTGCCGAGCGGCGAACGCGCCGGGTGGCTGAGGTCCACGGCACGCCGGTACGTCCGGCGGACGGCGCTGCGCAGACGGTGGATCATCGACACGAGGTGCTCCTTCGGCAGACCGCCGGCCAGTCTGCCACCAGCCCGGCCGAACCGGGCCGCGCAATCGCCGGTGACGACTTGTGGCCGGGCCGGGACCGGACGTCCAAGGTCTGGACCAATAATGCCAACCGGTGGCCGCCTGTGTGAGGGTGTCGGGATGCCGACGATCACTTCGTATGACGGGACCGCGATCTGGTACGAACTCCTCGGTGAAGGGCCGCCGTTGGTGGTCCTGCCCGGCGGGCCGGGGATGGACCTCCGCTACCTGGCCGATCTGGGGGGACTCGACCGGAGGGCGCGGCTGGTCGTGGTGGATGCCCGGGCCTCCGGGCGCTCCGGGGTGCCGGAGGACCGGAGGACGGTGGCCTTCACCGAACAGGCCCGGGACATCGAGGCGGTGCGTGCGCACCTGGGGCTCGACCGGATCGACCTGCTTGGTCACTCGGCCGGGTGCCTGACGGCGCAGGAGTACGCGGCGGCGTACCCGGGGCGGGTACGGCGGCTGGTGCTGGTCGCCCCGGTGGGGCGGGTCTCGCGGGAGCCGGACGAGAGCGAGCTGGCGGAGCTGCGGGCCCGGCGCACGGCTGAGGCGTGGTACCCGGACGCGGCCGAGGCGTACCGGCTGATCGTGGCGGGCGGCGCCACCGGGGCCGAGCTCGCCGCGCTGCACCGGCGGATCACGCCGTTCTTCTGGCACCACTGGGACGACGCCCGGCGGGCCGAGCACCGGCCCGAGCACGCCTCGCCGCACGCCTGGCTGCGCGAGGCGTTCTACGCCGGTTCCGCCGGCCCGGCCACGCGGGACGCCCGGCTGGACCGGCTGGCCTCGGTGAAGGCACCGGTCCTGGTGCTGGCCGGAGCCTCGGACGGCATGATCGGGACGGCCCCGGCCCGGGCGGCCGCGGCCTGCTACCCGGACGCCCGGCTCGAAGTACTGGAGCGGTCCGGTCACCGGCCGTGGGTGGAGGAGCCGGAGCGCTTCACCGAGCTGGTCTCGGGCTTCCTCTCCGACGTCCCGGGCTGACCGGAGCGCCAGGCGACGGGCGGCCGGAACCGCCCGAGGTCCACGGCCACCGGCGCCGGGCCGACCCCCGCGAGGGCGGCGGCGCACCCCGGTGGCGCGGCCAGCTGCCGTACGTACCAGGTGGTTCCGGCCAGAGCCCCGTGCTCGGCCCGGACCACGCCGGGGGCGGCGGTGAGCAGCGGAAGACCCTCGGTCAGCCGCCCGCCCACCGCCTTCACGCAGGCCTCCATCCTGGTCCAGGCCGCCGGGAAACCACCCGGCCCCACGGGCATCCCCCGGACGGAGGACGGGAGTCGGCGCGGCTCGCCGGCCCCCTCCAGGTCGATGCCGATGCCGCGGCCCCGGGTGACCGCGACCGCGGCGTGGCGGCCGGTGTGGCTGAGGCTCACCCGGACCTCCGGATCGGGGGCCGCCACCAGCGGCATGCCGTTCGGGGTCCTGGTCCAGCGCACCCGGCCGGGCGGTACGCCGCAGTACCGGGCGACGGTCAGCCGGAGCGCAGCGTGCGCGGCGACGAAACGCGCTGCCGTGCGCGGTACGGCGATGCGGCCCAGCCGGGCCAGCTCGTCCTCGTCGAGCAGGCGGCGCTGGGCCGGGCCGTCGCCGCAGCGGTCCAGGTCGAGGTAGCGCACCAGGACGATGCCGGTCATCCTTCGGTGTACTCGAAGGCCAGCATCGACCAGGAGCGCGGGCTGGTCGCGAGCACCAGTACCCGGTCCCCCGGGTCCACCAGCTTCCGCTCCTGGAGGTCGGCGAGACCGGCCAGCAGGTCCACCGAGAAGGCGTGCCCGGTCCCGGCCACGTCGGGGGCGTGGTTGGCTGTCAGGTCCAAGCCGCAGAGCCGGGCCAGGAAGGTCCGGGTGGCGAGGCTGTAGTTGCCGGTCACCAGGTGCCGGAAGGGCCGCCCGGGGTCGGCGAGTCGCCGGTCGAGCTCGGCGCGCGCCCTGGTCACCCCCGTCTTCACCAGGCTGGCGGCCTTGATCGAGTTGCTGACCTCGGTGGCGTCGGCCCGGACCACGGTCGCGGAGGCCAGCAGGCGGTACCCGGGCCCGCGCGGCTCGGGCCCGACCAGACAGGCCGCCGCGCCGTCGCTGAGCACCGTGACGCCCACCGGCTGGTACCGGGTGGTGTCGGTGATCCGGTCGGCGGTGACGAGCAGCACGGCCTCCGACCGCTCGGCGGCCAGCAGGCCGTGAGCGGTGCGCAGGGCCGGGGCGAGGTTGGCCGAGGCACTGCCGCCGACCACCACCCCGGGCGCCTGCGGGAGACCGGCCGCGGTGAGCAGCTGCCAGAGGTCCTTGGTGGCGGTCTGCTCGTACGGCGAGTCGGTGGCGTAGACGACGGAGTCCACCGCCGGGTCACCGGCCACGGCGAGCGCCGCCCGGGCGGCCGCGGCGGCCAGGTCGGTGACCGGCCGGCCGGAGACCCGGCAGTGCGCCATGCCGCCCTCGGCCAGGGCCGGGAGCTGGGCGGCGAGTTCGGGATCGCCGGCGACGTCGGCGAGCGGCACGGCGTCGCCGAGCTCGACCGCGATGGCGGAGAGGTGGAGCTGAGGGGGCATCGGGGGTCCTGGTTCGGTGGGTGGTCGGGGTGGGGGTGGGCCTACCGCCGGTGAGGGCGGAGGGGCGGCGGCGCGTGACCGCGTGGGTCAGCGGCCCGCAGCCGCCCTGGTGGCGGCCAGGTCGCACTTGCCGTTGGTGTTGAACACCAGCTCGGGGACGACCTTCATCCGGCGGGGCACCAGCGCGGCGGGCAGGGCCGCCGACAGTGCGGCACGCACCGCGCGGACGGCGTCCTGCTCCTGCTCGGCCGAGCCGTCCGCACCGGGGGCGAGCACCAGCAGCGCCTCCAGGCTCTCCACCGCCCCGGGCAGCACGTCGAACGCGACGTCCGACACCCCGGGCACCGCGAGCGTGTGCCTGCGCAGCTCCCCCAGCTCGATCCGGTAGCCGCTGACCTTGAACTGGCTGTCGCCTCGGCCGAGGTAGAGCAGGGTGCCGTCGGCGAGCAGCTCCACCCGGTCCCCGGTCCGGTAGGCCCGGCCGGACGGGCCGCCCAGCTCGGCCTCGTCGAGGAAGTTGTTCCCGGCCTCGGGGCGGCCGAGGTAGCCGGCCGCCACGCCCGCGCCCGCGATGACCAGTTCGGCCGCCTCACCGGGACGGGCGGGGCGGAGCCGGTCGTCCACCAGGTAGGCCCGGGTGTTCCAGATCGGCCGGCCGATCGGGACGCTGGGCAGGCCCTGGACGGCGGCCGGGTCGAACTCCAGGTGGCAGCAGCCGACGGTGGCCTCGGTCGGGCCGTAGTGGTTCATCATCCGTACCCCCTCCAGGCGTTCGCCGATCCCGGCGATCAGCGCCGGGTCCAGCGCCTCGCCGCCGAACATCAGCAGCCGGGTGGTGCGGCGGTAGTCGGGCCGGGCGGTGCGCTCGAAGAACCGCAGGTGGGAGGGCGTCACCTTGAGGAGCTCGTACGGCTGCTCCAGGCCCTCGAAAAGTGCCTGCTGGTCCCAGACACCGGCGAACAGGGTGAGCCGGCTGCCGTGGGCCAGGGCCGGCCAGAGCGAGGTGATCGCGTGGTCGAAGCCGAGGCTGCCGAACAGCGGACTGCCCGCCCCGGCCGCCAGGCCGGTCACCGCGCCGCACCACTGGACGTAGTTGGCCAGTGAGCCGTGCTCGATCACCACGCCCTTGGGCGTGCCGGTGGAGCCGGAGGTGAAGATCACGTAGGCCGGGTCGGTCGGCTCGGGGAGCTCCCGCTCGCGGGGCGCCGGGCCGCTCCCGGGCAGTCCGGCCAGGTCGACGGCGGGCACCCGGACCTCGGGCGGGGTGATGGTCGCCGCCGCCGAGTCGTGCAGCAGCAGGACCGGGTCGGCGGCCTCCACCACGGCCCGCACCCGCTGGACGGGGAAGGCGGGGTCGAGCGGGACGTACGCGGCGCGCAGGGCCATCACCGCGAGTGCGGCGGCGACCGTGGCCGGGGTGCGGTCCGCCCAGAGCAGCACCCTGTCGCCGGGGCCGACCCCGGCCTCCGCGAGGGTGTCGGCGAGCGCGGCGCTCCAGCGCCACAGCTCGGCGTAGCTCCAGCGGCGGTCCCCGTGCACCAGGGCGGTGGCGTCGGGGCGGCGCCTGGACTGACGGCGGATCAGTTCGACGATGCTGTGCGCGTCGAGCGGGCGGACCGCTCCCGCCAGGACACCGGTGGGCTGGCCGGTCTGGCCGGTCATCGAGCTCTCCTCTGGGCAGGGGTGGGGACGTACAGGGGGGTACGGGCGTGCTGGGCGATCGGGGCGGGACCCGGCCAGGCCGGGCGCGGGCAAGCCGGGTGGCCGGGCGGGACCCGGTCAGGCCGGGTGCGGGCAAGCCGGGCGGGGCCGTGGCCCGGTCGGGCCAGGCGCGTGCAAGCCGGGCGGGCGGGGCCGTGGCCCGGGCGGGCCAGGCGCGTGCAAGCCCGGCAGGCGGGGCCGTGGCCCGGTCAGGCCGCGTCCATCAGCGGGCGGTACAGGCGTCGGAACCACGCGGTCGGGCTCGGCGCCGGCCGTGGGGCGGCACCGGGCGCGGCGGCGAGGGCCGGGCCGTGCTGGATGCTGGAGGACAGCACTCCGTGCAGCCGGGCCAGCCGGGTGAAGTCCCGGACCCGGGGAAGCCGGCGGGCCTCGTAGTCGGCCAGGGCCCGCGGGCCCACGCCGGAGCGGGCCAGCTCCTCGGCGAGCACCGCGCTGTCCTCGACGGCCATGGCGCCGCCCTGGGTGGTGGCCGGGGAGAAGGAGTGTGCCGCGTCGCCGAGCAGGGCGATCCGGTCGGCCGTCCAGCGCTGCACGCTCAGGCCGAGCGCCGGGCGGACGTTGTAGCTGTCCGCCGGGTCCAGGGCCGCGACCAGGGCGCCCACCCGCGGGCCCATCTCCGCGGCCAGCGCGACCAGTTCGGGGTGGGCGCGGTCGGCGGGGACCCTGACCGGGCGGTCCAGGTCGGCCTGGAGGAAGACGTGGTGGCGTCCGCCGCCGATCGGCATGCCGCCGAAGAAGTGTCCGCCGGCCCGCCAGATCCGCCAGTCGGTGAAGTCGAACGGGGCCTGCGAGGGCACGGTCGTACGCCAGTAGACGTGCCCGAGGTAGCGGGGCTCGGCCGCCGGGTCCACGTACTGCCGCCGGACCCAGGAGTTGACCCCGTCGGCCCCGATCACCACGCCGTACCGCTCGTGCCGCCGGCCGCCCGCGAACTCCACCTCCACGTGGTCGGGCCGCTGGTGCAGCGCGACCGGTTCGGTGGACCAGCGGACGGTGCCCTCCGGGAGGTGGCGGAGCATCAGCTCGGCCAGCCGGATGCGCTGTACGGCCAGGGGCAGCCGGGGGCCGCCCCAGACCGCCGCCCAGTCCAGGGTGGTGGCGGTGCCGTCCGGGTCGGTGGTGACCTGCCGGGCGATCCCGGTGCCGGTGGCGTACAGCTCCGGGCCGAGGTGGTCCAGGTGGGCCAGCGCGTTGGGGTGCAGCATGATGCCCGCCCCGGCCGCCTGGAGCCCTTCGGCCCGTTCCATCACGGTCACCCGCAGGCCCTGGGCCAACAGCCGTGCGGCGGTGGTGAGTCCGGCGATGCCGGCACCGATCACCAGTACGTCCGCGTCCATCGCTCTCTCCTTCGTGGTTCCGTCCGATGCCGCCCGGCGGCCGGGTGGGGGCCTGGGGTCAGCCGGCGGCCGGCTCGGCCACCGCCAGGTAGCCGTCGTACATGGCCCGCATGGTGTAGAAGTGGGTGATCGCGTCGCCGGAGAGGTCGATCTCGTGGCCGGCCAGGTCCTCCAGGAAGCTGACGATGTCGAGCAGCGCGAGGGAGTCGACGTATCCCTCCTCCCAGAGCCGGCTGGTGGGCTCCGGGTCGGGCCCCTCGAAGGGCTTGACCTCCTGGAGCAGGGCGGTGAACCGGGTGTAGAACTCGTCGCGGGTCATGGGTTTTCCTCCGTGGGTGAAGTGGTGTCAGCGGTAGGCGCGGGCCTGGAGTTCGAAGAGTTCGCGGTACGTGCGCCGGTCGGCCATCAGTTCGGTGTGGCTGCCCGCCTCGAGGACCCGGCCGTGTTCGAGGACCACGATCAGGTCGGCCGAGCGCACGGTGGAGAAGCGGTGCGAGACGAACAGCGTGACCGCTCCCCGCTCGCGCGCGGCCTGTCCGGCGGAGTCGCCGAACCGTTCGAACAGTGCGGCCTCGGCGGCGGCGTCGAGGGCGGCCGCCGGTTCGTCGAGCAGCATGAGCAACGGCTCCGGCCGGACCAGGCAGCGGGCGAGACCGAGGGTCTGCCACTGGCCGCCGGAGAGTTCGGCGCCGTCGCCGTAGCTGCGGCCGACCAGCCCGTCCAGGCCGCCGGGCACCTGTTCGACGATCCGCTCGGCCCGGGCCCTGGCCAGCGCGGCGGTGAGTGCGGCGTCGTCGTGGAGCGCGGCGAGCGCACCGACCCCGACGTTCTCCCGCAGCAGCAGCTCCAGCCGGGCGAAGTCCTGGAAGAGCGGGGCGACCCGGGCGGACCACTGCTCGGCGGAGAGCTCCCGCAGGTCCACCCCGTCCACCAGGATCCGGCCGCTGGTGGGCCGGTAGAGCCCGCACAGCAGCTTGACCAGGGTGCTCTTGCCGGCGCCGTTCTCCCCGACCAGGGCGACGGTGGCGCCGGGCGGAAGCAGCAGGTCCACCCCGTCCAGTACCGGGCGGTCGCTGCCGGGGTAGCGGAACCCGACGGACTCGAAGCGGATGCCCCGTTCGAGGCGGGCCGGGACCGTCCCGTCGCCGCCGGGGCGGACCATGGCCGCCGACCGGCCGCGCAGTTCGGCCATCCGTTCCGCCATCCGTCCGGCCCCCTGGAGCACCGTGAGGAGTCCGAGCGCGCTGGCCACCTGGACGCTCACCTGCACGGCCAGGGTGATCACCAGGACCACGTCACCGGCGCCGGCCCGGCCGTCCACGGCCTGCCGGAGGACCAGCAGGACGGCGCCGCCGTAGGCGGCCGCGAAGACCAGCTGGCCCGCGGCGCGCAGCAGCGCTCCGCTCAGGTGGCCGCGCCGGAGCTCGGCGGTGGTGGCCTGCCAGGCGGTCCGGTGCCGGACGAGGAGTTCCTCCTCGGTGCCGCACAGGCGCAGCTCCTTGACCGCGGTGGCGG
The DNA window shown above is from Streptomyces vietnamensis and carries:
- a CDS encoding ATP-binding cassette domain-containing protein, with the protein product MRSTAALLLGMALRGSRGRLFGAMALLLAGYLATPAVALVLRGFTDAALGHDPGTAARLALAAIALLLAELMLGHFAHLLYFELGELEEAALQAELLKLSNGTQGLETFDSPEFADTLVLVREDLPRTRAALEALLQLGGLAVQTVVTTAILATLDPWLVLLPLAAVAPVLLGRRAQDRVERAKERTAPRIRLTRHLLTLGTTATAVKELRLCGTEEELLVRHRTAWQATTAELRRGHLSGALLRAAGQLVFAAAYGGAVLLVLRQAVDGRAGAGDVVLVITLAVQVSVQVASALGLLTVLQGAGRMAERMAELRGRSAAMVRPGGDGTVPARLERGIRFESVGFRYPGSDRPVLDGVDLLLPPGATVALVGENGAGKSTLVKLLCGLYRPTSGRILVDGVDLRELSAEQWSARVAPLFQDFARLELLLRENVGVGALAALHDDAALTAALARARAERIVEQVPGGLDGLVGRSYGDGAELSGGQWQTLGLARCLVRPEPLLMLLDEPAAALDAAAEAALFERFGDSAGQAARERGAVTLFVSHRFSTVRSADLIVVLEHGRVLEAGSHTELMADRRTYRELFELQARAYR